In the Candidatus Electrothrix rattekaaiensis genome, one interval contains:
- the thiS gene encoding sulfur carrier protein ThiS, with product MHIILNGEQTAISSQSLHAMIVEKGFDPDTVIAEVNFQLIKKNDWEQTTLNEGDTVELLSFVGGG from the coding sequence ATGCATATTATTCTGAACGGCGAACAGACAGCTATCTCCAGCCAAAGCCTGCACGCGATGATTGTAGAAAAAGGGTTTGATCCTGATACCGTAATCGCGGAAGTCAATTTTCAGCTGATTAAAAAAAACGACTGGGAGCAGACCACCCTTAACGAAGGTGATACGGTCGAGCTGCTCAGTTTTGTAGGAGGTGGATGA
- the thiH gene encoding 2-iminoacetate synthase ThiH, whose amino-acid sequence MSFMNKVLELESFDFEGYFRSVSPEDVRNSLQRDELDQRDLLNLLSLTAQDFLEEMAQKGRQVTRQYFGNIISLYAPLYISDHCSNLCTYCGFNAGVDFPRTKLSLEEIEREAAAIAATGMRHILLLTGEAPAQTPLSYLEEAVKIMKKYFSSIALEIFPMDEEEYQVLCKAGADSLTVYQEVYDRDIYKEVHPRGRKADYEYRLMTPERGARAGFRALNIGTLFGLGEPRKEAYMAALHAQYLEREFPDVEVSLSLPRMTKAKGIIEPKNILSDIDFVQFMLAWRLFMPRLGITISTRESAEFRDRLIHLGTTRFSSGSKTGVGEYALKDHEDATVQFEVTDDRSVDEVAEMIRASGYQPVFKDWELV is encoded by the coding sequence ATGTCCTTTATGAATAAGGTGCTTGAGCTGGAGTCTTTTGATTTTGAGGGGTATTTTCGTTCGGTGAGCCCAGAGGATGTACGCAACTCCTTACAGCGGGATGAATTGGACCAACGTGACCTGCTCAATCTCCTCTCCCTGACAGCCCAGGATTTTTTGGAGGAAATGGCGCAAAAAGGCCGGCAGGTTACTCGCCAGTACTTTGGCAATATCATCAGCCTCTATGCTCCGTTGTATATCTCGGATCATTGCTCCAATCTCTGCACCTATTGCGGCTTTAACGCGGGCGTGGATTTCCCCAGAACCAAACTCTCCCTGGAGGAGATTGAACGGGAAGCCGCAGCCATTGCAGCCACCGGGATGCGTCATATTCTCCTCCTTACCGGTGAGGCCCCGGCTCAGACCCCTCTTTCCTATTTGGAAGAGGCGGTCAAGATCATGAAAAAGTACTTTTCCTCTATTGCCTTGGAAATTTTCCCGATGGATGAGGAGGAGTATCAGGTGCTGTGCAAGGCCGGGGCGGATTCCCTAACTGTGTATCAGGAGGTCTATGATCGGGATATTTATAAAGAGGTGCATCCACGCGGCAGAAAGGCGGATTACGAATATCGGCTCATGACCCCGGAGCGCGGGGCGCGGGCTGGCTTCCGGGCCTTGAATATTGGTACACTGTTCGGCCTGGGCGAGCCGCGCAAAGAGGCCTACATGGCAGCACTTCATGCGCAGTATCTTGAGCGGGAATTCCCGGATGTTGAGGTTTCTCTTTCTTTGCCTCGTATGACCAAGGCCAAGGGGATTATTGAACCGAAGAATATTTTGTCGGATATTGATTTTGTTCAGTTCATGCTGGCTTGGCGACTCTTTATGCCGAGATTGGGCATCACCATTTCCACCCGCGAGTCTGCTGAGTTCCGAGATCGACTGATCCATCTCGGCACAACTCGTTTTTCCTCTGGCTCCAAAACCGGGGTCGGGGAGTATGCCTTGAAAGACCATGAAGATGCCACGGTTCAGTTTGAGGTGACTGATGATCGCAGTGTGGATGAGGTGGCTGAGATGATCCGGGCGAGTGGGTATCAACCGGTGTTTAAGGATTGGGAGTTGGTGTGA
- a CDS encoding protein adenylyltransferase SelO family protein produces the protein MINFNNTYSKLPERFFKRNKPAHFPDPKLLAFNTELAAELEIAGPVPGIENRAEENVYADDDLAHVFSGQKILPGSEPLSQAYAGYQFGQPVAQLGDGRAHYLGETNGFEVQLKGSGRTAFSRGGDGRSSLGPVIREYLVSEAMAALGVPTTRALAAVRTGEEVVRQFGPEPGGVFTRVAPTHVRVGTFQYFAFKNDLEAIEILLKYVVEHFYPELQNLPVADQCIGVLQALTCRQAELIAHWKSLGFIHGVMNTDNFSVVGITIDYGPCAFMDQFSYDKVFSSIDHSRRYSYANQTAIAKWNLFRLADCFVPLVDDDEAQSVQLLTAALEEKLEMFEKAEHKAMTAKLGLPPGTEQTELVYLFLAYCENEQLDFTLAFRNLPELYCNQTDFFPQTTELSAFTEKWKAHKPDVEKLHAVNPLIIPRNHQVERVIQSCYQGNDEAFLQMLEAGKKPFEKNEAFADFAMPPKGNEIVRHTYCGT, from the coding sequence ATGATTAATTTCAACAACACGTATTCAAAACTTCCAGAAAGGTTTTTTAAGCGCAATAAACCTGCCCATTTTCCTGACCCAAAACTGTTGGCCTTTAATACTGAACTTGCCGCTGAATTGGAAATTGCCGGTCCAGTTCCTGGAATAGAAAACAGGGCTGAAGAAAATGTATACGCAGATGATGACCTCGCTCACGTTTTTTCAGGCCAGAAAATTCTTCCCGGTTCAGAACCCTTATCGCAGGCTTACGCTGGCTATCAATTTGGTCAACCCGTTGCACAATTAGGAGACGGGCGGGCGCACTATCTTGGAGAAACCAACGGGTTTGAAGTACAACTCAAAGGTTCCGGGCGGACAGCGTTCTCCAGAGGTGGAGACGGTCGTTCCTCACTTGGTCCGGTCATCAGAGAATACTTGGTGAGTGAAGCAATGGCGGCACTGGGAGTGCCGACCACCCGTGCCTTGGCAGCAGTGCGAACAGGTGAGGAGGTAGTTCGCCAATTCGGCCCGGAACCGGGAGGAGTCTTTACCCGGGTTGCCCCCACGCATGTGAGGGTCGGCACGTTTCAATATTTTGCTTTTAAAAATGATTTAGAAGCCATAGAAATATTGCTGAAGTATGTTGTGGAGCACTTCTATCCAGAACTTCAGAATTTACCAGTGGCCGATCAATGTATAGGGGTGTTACAAGCGCTTACGTGCAGGCAGGCAGAACTCATAGCACACTGGAAGTCACTGGGCTTCATTCATGGAGTGATGAACACTGATAACTTTTCAGTTGTCGGCATTACAATCGACTATGGTCCTTGTGCGTTCATGGATCAATTTTCATACGATAAGGTATTCAGCTCCATTGATCACAGCCGCAGGTACAGCTACGCAAATCAAACAGCTATAGCCAAGTGGAATCTTTTCCGGCTGGCGGATTGCTTTGTTCCATTGGTTGACGATGATGAAGCGCAATCTGTGCAGCTTCTCACTGCGGCTTTGGAAGAAAAACTGGAAATGTTCGAAAAGGCTGAACACAAAGCGATGACAGCAAAATTGGGATTGCCACCAGGGACTGAGCAGACGGAATTGGTTTACCTTTTTTTAGCGTATTGTGAAAATGAACAATTGGACTTCACCCTAGCTTTCAGAAATCTGCCAGAGCTCTATTGCAATCAAACAGATTTTTTCCCGCAGACAACAGAGCTTTCTGCCTTCACTGAAAAATGGAAAGCCCATAAGCCGGATGTTGAAAAATTGCATGCCGTAAATCCGCTGATCATTCCCCGCAATCATCAGGTGGAACGGGTTATTCAGTCATGCTATCAGGGAAATGACGAAGCGTTTCTTCAGATGCTCGAAGCTGGAAAAAAACCATTTGAGAAAAATGAGGCCTTTGCTGATTTCGCCATGCCCCCTAAGGGAAATGAAATTGTGCGGCATACATACTGTGGGACCTGA
- a CDS encoding class I SAM-dependent methyltransferase, with product MATQVRAAEAPVFEESHWAESDFSQNYRDAADIFLPFRQQCIGVITSLFGHFIARNSQATVLDLGCGDGVVVQKLLASYQPAKVHLLDGSEEMLAAARKRLGERKNISYTQASFQNLLTSDPLQERFDFIYSSLAIHHLLFEQKKTLYQYIYNHLSDGGCFINYDVVLSPSEQLEEYYLSAWTESIKTHPGIEGRETLLSIPHEYKENTDNIPDTLESQLAALKEVGFQDVDCSFKHGIFAVFGGRK from the coding sequence ATGGCGACTCAGGTTAGAGCAGCAGAAGCACCTGTATTTGAGGAATCACATTGGGCTGAGAGCGATTTTTCTCAGAATTACCGTGATGCCGCTGATATCTTCCTTCCTTTTCGTCAGCAATGCATAGGCGTCATCACCTCCCTGTTCGGTCATTTCATTGCCCGGAATTCACAGGCAACAGTCCTTGATCTTGGCTGTGGTGATGGCGTGGTCGTCCAGAAGTTGTTAGCGTCATATCAACCAGCTAAGGTGCATCTCCTTGATGGTTCTGAAGAGATGTTAGCCGCAGCGCGAAAACGGCTTGGTGAGCGAAAAAATATTTCTTATACGCAAGCAAGTTTTCAGAATCTTCTTACCAGTGATCCGTTGCAGGAACGATTTGATTTTATCTATTCTTCCCTCGCAATTCATCATCTGTTATTTGAGCAGAAGAAAACACTTTATCAGTATATTTACAACCACCTCTCCGATGGGGGGTGTTTTATAAATTACGATGTGGTGCTGTCCCCTTCAGAGCAGCTGGAGGAGTATTACCTCTCGGCCTGGACTGAATCAATCAAAACGCATCCCGGTATCGAAGGAAGAGAAACATTGTTAAGTATTCCTCATGAGTACAAAGAGAATACAGATAATATCCCTGATACCTTGGAATCTCAGCTTGCTGCATTGAAAGAAGTTGGATTTCAGGATGTTGATTGCTCTTTTAAACATGGGATCTTTGCGGTATTCGGAGGTCGGAAATAG
- the acnA gene encoding aconitate hydratase AcnA: MKINMSNQEFLQEIKVNGKAYSLYNIKLLTNRGVNMARLPFSIRVLVENILRNMNGTTVTEKDLEQISSWKPWYMEPVEIPFHPARVLMQDFTGVPAVVDLAAMRDAIKAQGGDPKKINPLIPVDLVVDHSVQVDHYGTAQVLEQNVTKEYQRNSERYAFLKWAQKNFDNFKAVPPNSGICHQVNLEYLARVVMAEQEGNQDGNSPLLYPDTLVGTDSHTTMINGAGVMGWGVGGIEAEAVMLGQPYFMSIPEVVGVHLTGELRPGVTTTDLALTVTQILREQKVVEKFVEFFGEGSKNLNVMDRATIANMSPEYGATMGFFPVDEKTIEYLEMTNRAEQARLTEAYAKATGLFYNEEETPEYSKVIKLDLASVEPCLAGPSRPQDRIPLNGLKAAVTPPEQKTVSLRIDDQEMTLSNGSIVIAAITSCTNTSNPFVLIGAALLAKNALAKGLKILPHVKTSFAPGSTVVADYLRKADLLTPLEGLGFHIAAFGCTTCIGNSGPLHPTIEQAITDNSLSVASILSGNRNFEARIHQKIKGNFLASPMLVVAFALCGRIDVDMEKEPLGQDTNGEPVFLRDIWPEETEIESLINRHVSDELFLRNYATIFDGDIRWQEMPVAKETTFPWDADSNYIKNPPYFEDFQAETIAGEETIKARALLLLGDSVTTDHISPAGAIPETYPAGQYLVAQGVSAEEFNSYGSRRGNHEVMMRGTFGNIRIKNQLVAPKEGSFTRKFPEGKEMSVYEAAMQYQGEGTPLVVFAGKEYGTGSSRDWAAKGTQLLGVKAVIAESYERIHRSNLVGMGVLPLQFSQGESWQGLGLDGSELFVLSGLSDMTPGKALHVRAEKADGSTVAFMAFAKLNTDIEVTYYQHGGILPYVLRKLMR; encoded by the coding sequence ATGAAGATCAATATGAGTAACCAGGAATTTTTGCAAGAAATCAAGGTAAACGGCAAAGCATACAGCTTGTATAATATTAAGCTGTTGACCAACAGGGGCGTGAATATGGCTCGCCTGCCTTTTTCCATTCGGGTTTTGGTGGAGAATATCCTCCGCAACATGAACGGAACAACGGTGACGGAAAAAGACTTAGAGCAGATCTCCAGCTGGAAACCCTGGTACATGGAGCCGGTGGAGATTCCTTTTCATCCTGCCCGTGTCCTGATGCAGGATTTCACCGGTGTGCCAGCAGTGGTGGATCTGGCTGCAATGCGGGATGCCATTAAAGCGCAGGGAGGGGATCCCAAGAAAATCAACCCGCTGATTCCGGTGGACTTGGTGGTTGATCACTCTGTCCAGGTGGATCATTACGGGACAGCCCAGGTCTTGGAACAGAACGTGACCAAGGAATATCAGCGCAACAGTGAACGCTATGCCTTCCTGAAATGGGCACAAAAGAATTTTGATAATTTCAAGGCTGTGCCACCCAACTCTGGCATCTGCCATCAGGTGAACCTGGAATATCTTGCCCGAGTCGTTATGGCCGAGCAGGAAGGTAATCAGGACGGTAATTCCCCTCTACTCTACCCGGACACCTTGGTCGGCACAGATTCGCACACCACCATGATCAACGGGGCCGGGGTCATGGGCTGGGGCGTGGGCGGGATCGAGGCGGAAGCTGTAATGCTGGGCCAACCCTATTTTATGTCGATCCCCGAGGTTGTCGGAGTCCATCTGACAGGAGAACTCAGGCCCGGTGTCACCACCACTGATCTGGCTCTGACCGTTACCCAGATCCTGCGAGAACAAAAAGTGGTGGAGAAATTCGTTGAATTCTTTGGCGAAGGCAGCAAAAATCTCAATGTCATGGATCGGGCCACTATCGCCAATATGAGCCCGGAATACGGGGCCACCATGGGCTTCTTTCCGGTGGATGAGAAAACCATCGAATATCTGGAGATGACCAACCGGGCAGAACAGGCCCGTCTCACGGAGGCCTATGCCAAGGCAACCGGACTCTTTTATAACGAAGAGGAAACGCCGGAGTACAGCAAGGTGATCAAGCTTGATCTAGCATCTGTTGAGCCCTGCCTGGCGGGTCCGTCTCGCCCCCAAGACAGGATCCCCCTGAACGGGCTGAAAGCCGCTGTAACGCCGCCGGAACAAAAAACCGTCTCCCTGCGGATTGATGATCAAGAGATGACGCTGAGCAACGGCAGTATTGTTATTGCCGCCATCACCTCTTGCACGAACACCTCAAACCCCTTTGTCCTCATCGGTGCGGCCTTGCTGGCCAAGAACGCCCTTGCAAAAGGTCTGAAGATTCTGCCCCATGTCAAGACCTCCTTTGCGCCGGGTTCTACCGTGGTTGCCGATTATCTCCGCAAGGCGGATCTGCTTACTCCGCTTGAAGGGCTTGGATTTCATATTGCGGCCTTTGGCTGCACCACCTGTATCGGCAACAGCGGTCCCCTCCATCCTACTATTGAGCAGGCTATCACGGATAACAGTTTATCTGTTGCCTCGATTTTATCCGGCAATCGCAATTTTGAAGCCCGGATTCATCAGAAGATCAAAGGCAATTTCTTGGCCTCACCCATGCTGGTTGTGGCCTTTGCCCTCTGCGGTCGGATTGATGTGGATATGGAGAAGGAGCCGCTGGGTCAGGATACCAACGGAGAACCGGTTTTTCTTCGTGATATCTGGCCGGAAGAGACCGAGATTGAATCTCTTATTAACCGGCATGTTAGCGATGAACTCTTTCTGCGCAACTATGCAACAATATTTGATGGTGATATCCGCTGGCAGGAGATGCCGGTTGCAAAAGAAACCACCTTTCCTTGGGATGCGGATTCCAACTACATTAAGAACCCACCGTATTTCGAAGATTTTCAGGCAGAAACCATTGCAGGAGAAGAGACCATCAAGGCACGGGCCTTGCTTTTGTTGGGTGATTCCGTCACCACAGATCATATTTCTCCCGCAGGAGCCATCCCAGAGACATATCCTGCTGGCCAATACTTAGTAGCGCAGGGTGTCAGCGCAGAGGAGTTTAACTCCTACGGTTCACGGCGCGGCAATCACGAGGTGATGATGCGAGGGACCTTCGGTAATATCAGGATAAAAAATCAGCTTGTCGCTCCAAAAGAAGGGAGTTTCACCCGGAAATTCCCCGAAGGCAAGGAGATGTCTGTCTATGAGGCGGCAATGCAATATCAGGGGGAAGGGACACCGCTGGTGGTTTTCGCTGGCAAGGAATATGGCACCGGTTCATCCCGTGACTGGGCGGCCAAGGGAACCCAGCTACTCGGGGTGAAGGCGGTTATTGCGGAATCCTACGAGAGAATTCACCGAAGTAACTTGGTTGGAATGGGTGTGCTGCCCCTTCAGTTCAGTCAAGGCGAGAGCTGGCAGGGACTCGGGCTGGACGGGTCAGAGCTATTTGTTCTTAGCGGCCTGAGTGATATGACGCCGGGTAAGGCTCTCCACGTTCGGGCTGAAAAGGCTGATGGTAGTACGGTTGCATTTATGGCTTTTGCTAAGCTGAATACTGATATTGAGGTGACCTATTATCAACACGGCGGCATCCTACCTTATGTGCTCAGGAAATTGATGCGTTGA
- a CDS encoding thiazole synthase, with product MMSTKETDDTLYFGDVAFSSRLLTGTGKFASRDIIAPMLEASGSELITVALRRVDPNAKEKDILQYIPKSVRILPNTSGARTAEEAVRIARIAREAGCGDFIKIEVITDMKYLLPDNAGTLKATEILAKEGFIVLPYMMPDITVTKQLHDAGAAAIMPLGSPIGTNRGLEMKAMLKRIIEISKLPVVVDAGIGRPSQAAEAMEMGADAVLVNTAIATSHDPVMAGKAFALAVQAGRMARLAQMAEEKEYAEASSPLTGFLRR from the coding sequence ATGATGTCCACAAAAGAAACAGACGATACCCTATACTTTGGCGATGTTGCTTTTTCCAGTCGCTTACTTACCGGGACCGGCAAGTTCGCCTCCCGGGATATTATTGCCCCCATGCTGGAGGCCAGTGGCTCTGAGCTGATCACCGTGGCCCTGCGGCGGGTGGACCCCAATGCCAAAGAAAAGGATATTTTGCAATATATCCCCAAATCAGTGCGTATCCTGCCCAACACCTCTGGTGCCAGGACTGCTGAGGAGGCAGTCCGCATTGCCCGCATTGCCCGTGAGGCAGGCTGTGGTGATTTTATCAAGATTGAAGTGATCACGGACATGAAGTACCTGCTGCCGGATAATGCAGGCACGCTCAAGGCCACCGAGATCTTGGCCAAGGAGGGCTTTATCGTCCTTCCCTATATGATGCCAGACATCACCGTGACCAAGCAGCTCCATGATGCTGGTGCTGCCGCGATCATGCCCTTGGGCTCGCCCATCGGCACCAACCGTGGCCTGGAGATGAAGGCAATGCTCAAACGGATCATTGAGATCAGTAAGCTGCCCGTAGTGGTGGATGCGGGAATCGGCAGGCCGTCCCAAGCAGCCGAGGCAATGGAAATGGGCGCGGATGCGGTTCTGGTCAATACCGCTATTGCCACCAGCCATGATCCGGTGATGGCTGGCAAGGCCTTTGCCCTAGCTGTACAGGCTGGGCGGATGGCCCGCTTGGCCCAGATGGCCGAGGAAAAAGAATATGCTGAAGCCTCCTCTCCTTTGACCGGCTTTCTGAGGCGATAA